CAGGCCGACGCTCGGCGTAAACATACGCCACGTCGTGCCTGCCATCGTCGCCATAATCGCCGGCACCGGCACGCTTGCAGAGGATGTGGCGCCCGCCGCACGGCTGCCGCTATCGCCAAAGGGTTTACTCATACGCAGTTAATTGTATCAGGCAACCAGATTGTCTGTAAAGCCCGAAGCTCGTATACTACAAACATGCCACGCCGTAATCGCACTCCTAAGCACCAGCGCTACCGCAATAATTCCGCCCGAGCGCCTGAGAAAAAGCGCTTCGCTAGCCGCAGCGATGCCCTGCGTGCTATTCGCGAACTACAAAAGTACCATTTAGACTTGAGGCTTACTTGCTATCAGTCACCTGTTGACGGCGGTTGGTACTTGACAAGCGACACATCTAGCGTTCAATAAGCTCTTGCGTACGCTACATATTGTGTGTATAATGATTACGGTTAACGAAAAGGGGTCATAATGTCAAAAACTACACAATCACACGTTATTATTTATAGTGCCGCCTGGTGCGCATTTTGCAAGACCGAAAAACAATATCTAGAACACCTCGGCGTACCATTTACCGTACGCGATATTGAAACTGACGAAGGTGCGATGGACGAGCTGCTCACCAAAGTCGACAGCAGTACTAGTAGCGTCCCCGTTACCGACATTGACGGTATTATTGTCCGCGGTTTTGATCGCGCTAAGATTGACGCAGCACTGCACGATAAAGGGTTGCTTGCCTAGGGTACATTAACCTAACCCAAAACACCTCTAGTAAAATTAGTTCTAGCTATATAGTAAACAACTAATCAAAGAAAGAGATATCCCAGCATGTCTCGTTTAGCAGGGTATACCGACGAGCTAAGCTCGGTGTAAACAGCTAATACCCTATGTACTGTTAACAAAACATAAGGCCAGCCTTAGATTATCTTCACTGACGTTAGAGTAGTACTATCACTATCATCGTTATCACCCTCACTATTGCTCTTACTCACAAATATCCAATCATTATCACTCTTGCCCTTACTTTTATCCTTACTCTTACCCATAAACATCCAATAATTTTAGCTATTCTCTTAGCCTAAAAATACCGGATATCGATATCCGGTATTTTTTATCTATTTTACCTCTGTTATCTTTTATTCTTTTTTCTCTTCTTTTATATATAAATATATAGAGGAGAATTATGGTAAGAATTATGAGGAAGAATTATATGGGATTATGGAACTATGAAACTATGGGAGTTATAGAGTTATAGAGTTATAGAGTTATAGAGTTATAGAGTTATAGAGTTATAGAGTTATAGAGTTATAGAGTTATAGAACTATAGAACTATAGAACTATAGAACTATAGAACTATAGAGAATATCATTAAAGAGCTATAGAGAGTTAGGAGTATAGGAGCATAGGAGTTGTTAAAGAACTACTTATAGAGAGGTAGAGAGAGGTAGAGAGAGGTAGAGAGAGGTAGAGAGAGGTAGAGAGAGGTAGAGAGAGGTAGAGAGAGGTAGAGAGAGGTAGAGAGAGGTAGAGAGAGGTAGAGAGAGGTAGAGAGAGGTAGAGAGAGGTAGAGAGAGGTAGAGAGAGGTAGAGAGAGGTAGAGAGAGGTAGAGAGAATTAAGTAAATAGTTTAGGAAGATTAGTATAAATAATAATTGAAGTAAGCAAACAGGTAGGCAGACGAAGTAAGTTAAGTTAAGTTTTAAGGTAAATTAAGTTAGTTAGTAAATGGATAGACGAATGAATGGATGAATGAACGATGGATAGACGAATGGATGAGCAAACAGATGAGTAAACAGATAGATAAGCAAATAGGTAAGCAGACGAATAATAAACGTTTCGTACTTAAGAAAGGGCAGATAGCTATACTTGAGGCGTTGTATGGGTGCAGGTTTGGAGGGTGTTGGTGTTTTGGGTTGGGGTAAGGTACCTTCTTACCCAGCTTATGCTTGACTAAGTATAATCATATATCGTATATATGGAATAACTTTTCGCGCAATCTCGCGCGGAGAGGTCGCTCTTTAAGCTAGAGAGAGGAGTAGAGCAATGGGAACTGCCCTCATTGTTACTTTGTTCATTATTGCGATTGTCGCCTGCCTGGCGATTATCGTTACCATTCAGGCGTGGTTTATTATGATCATTCTGGGTGCGCTGCATGCATCCGGGTTGGAGAACGTTCCAGCAATTTCTTTCTTCCGAGCATTTTTGCTCGTATCTCTAGCTATGGTAGTCTTCTGGTTGCTGCATGTGGCAACCAGAGACTACTAGTTCTCGCCCCCGAAATAGCTCGCCGACTCAGCATTAGACCTGATTGAGCGCTTTCTTGTAAACGCTCTCGGGCTTTTTGTCCGAAGTTCGGCTTGAGCTGTTTCGGGGGCTATTTTCTTTTTGTGCTATTTGCAATAATCAGCAGGGGATTCAGCCAACGCTATCTATAGCCTAAAGGAGAGAAGTCTATTAGCCTACACCGCGCTAATTTGTACAACCGTGCCACCGATCTTTCGGCGGAAATAATCGTCG
This portion of the TM7 phylum sp. oral taxon 349 genome encodes:
- a CDS encoding NrdH-redoxin; its protein translation is MMSKTTQSHVIIYSAAWCAFCKTEKQYLEHLGVPFTVRDIETDEGAMDELLTKVDSSTSSVPVTDIDGIIVRGFDRAKIDAALHDKGLLA